From a single Serratia surfactantfaciens genomic region:
- the smfY gene encoding multidrug efflux MFS transporter SmfY — protein sequence MYAKNRWLILALIASALFLIVIDMTVLYTALPRLTQALDASASQKLWIVNAYPLVVAGLLPGAGMLSDRIGHKRLFLAGLPVFAVASLCAAFSPTAEWLIAARVFLAVGAAMMMPATLSIVRHVFTDERERALAIGIWASVASGGAAIGPVVGGLLLEYFWWGSVFLINVPVVLLVWPLAWKLIPRCGGDNPRPSDIVGSVQIMIGLVGAIYALKELSKPAPDIGALIAAALIGALFLAMFVRRQQRSANPMIDFSLFRNRLFAGGIGVALLSMVALIGVELVLSQRLQLVLGLSPLQAALFILPIPLASALAGPMAGLLLPRYGERSIILGGFALTAFGIAALALLSQSGMAPQLVSLALVGFGLGGVITAASTAIMLNAPEEKSGMAASIEDVSYELGGVLGVTLLGGLMTAVYSHSLALPAELPVSDLAYDSIDEALRLAAGMAADRAQQLTQLARLAFDRAFITVLIAAALLMALGAGAVKLALRK from the coding sequence TATCGATATGACGGTGTTATATACCGCGCTGCCGCGCTTGACCCAGGCGTTGGACGCCAGCGCCTCGCAGAAACTGTGGATCGTCAACGCCTACCCGTTGGTGGTGGCCGGGCTGTTGCCCGGCGCCGGGATGCTGAGCGACCGCATCGGCCATAAGCGGCTGTTTCTGGCCGGGCTGCCGGTGTTTGCCGTCGCTTCTCTGTGCGCCGCCTTCTCGCCAACCGCCGAGTGGCTGATCGCCGCACGGGTGTTCCTCGCCGTTGGCGCGGCGATGATGATGCCCGCCACGCTGTCCATCGTGCGCCACGTCTTTACCGACGAACGCGAGCGCGCGCTGGCGATCGGCATCTGGGCCTCGGTGGCCTCCGGCGGCGCGGCCATCGGCCCGGTGGTCGGCGGCCTGTTGCTGGAGTATTTCTGGTGGGGTTCGGTGTTCCTGATCAACGTGCCGGTGGTGCTGCTGGTCTGGCCGCTGGCGTGGAAACTGATCCCGCGCTGCGGCGGCGATAACCCGCGCCCTTCTGACATCGTCGGTTCGGTACAGATCATGATCGGCCTGGTCGGCGCTATCTACGCGCTGAAAGAGCTGAGCAAGCCGGCGCCAGACATCGGCGCCTTGATCGCGGCGGCCCTGATCGGCGCGCTGTTCCTGGCGATGTTCGTGCGCCGCCAGCAGCGCAGCGCCAATCCGATGATCGATTTCTCCCTGTTCCGCAACCGGCTGTTCGCCGGCGGCATCGGCGTAGCGCTGCTGTCGATGGTGGCGCTGATCGGCGTCGAGCTGGTACTCAGCCAACGCTTGCAACTGGTGCTCGGCCTCAGTCCACTGCAGGCGGCGCTGTTTATCTTGCCGATCCCGCTGGCTTCGGCGTTGGCGGGGCCGATGGCCGGTTTGCTGTTGCCGCGCTACGGCGAACGCAGCATCATCCTCGGCGGTTTCGCCCTGACCGCTTTCGGCATCGCCGCCCTCGCCCTGCTGTCTCAGAGCGGCATGGCGCCGCAGCTGGTGAGCCTGGCGTTGGTGGGTTTTGGCCTCGGCGGCGTGATCACCGCCGCGTCCACCGCCATCATGTTGAATGCGCCGGAGGAGAAATCCGGCATGGCCGCATCGATCGAGGACGTCTCCTATGAGCTGGGCGGCGTGCTGGGTGTAACGTTGCTCGGCGGGCTGATGACGGCGGTTTACAGCCACAGTCTGGCGCTGCCGGCGGAACTGCCGGTCAGCGATTTGGCCTACGACAGCATCGACGAAGCGTTGCGTCTGGCGGCCGGGATGGCGGCCGATCGCGCGCAGCAGCTGACTCAGCTGGCGCGGTTGGCCTTCGATCGCGCATTTATTACGGTGTTGATCGCCGCTGCGCTGTTGATGGCGCTGGGCGCCGGCGCGGTAAAACTGGCGCTGCGCAAGTAA